One Callospermophilus lateralis isolate mCalLat2 chromosome 6, mCalLat2.hap1, whole genome shotgun sequence genomic region harbors:
- the Sf3b5 gene encoding splicing factor 3B subunit 5 encodes MTDRYTIHSQLEHLQSKYIGTGHADTTKWEWLVNQHRDSYCSYMGHFDLLNYFAIAENESKARVRFNLMEKMLQPCGPPADKPEEN; translated from the coding sequence ATGACCGACCGCTACACCATCCACAGCCAGCTGGAGCACCTCCAGTCCAAGTACATCGGCACGGGCCACGCCGACACCACCAAGTGGGAGTGGCTGGTGAACCAGCACCGCGACTCGTACTGCTCCTACATGGGACACTTCGACCTTCTCAACTACTTCGCCATTGCCGAGAATGAGAGCAAAGCGCGAGTCCGCTTCAACCTGATGGAGAAGATGCTGCAGCCTTGCGGGCCGCCGGCCGACAAGCCCGAGGAGAACTGA